The following are from one region of the Streptomyces fradiae genome:
- a CDS encoding sensor histidine kinase, with product MRRAWQALFGQRARRRWLHLIVGGALFMPYWLVGTVVLGPLTDGGGPFGGSLLVQFGAYGVGLPLAALTALFPLTRPMSVAVARALCGVAPGRFAEGPARGAEAKARTAGWFVLHLGAGALVSGASLALPPFALSVAALPFSAALRESELGAFWHLDRPWLAWAGLPLGLLMLLGLAAAAAAAGALLAAAAPRLLGPSPADRLVAAERRAAELAVRNRLARELHDSVGHALSAVTLQAGAARRVVDGVLDTGAGDLGFVREALTAIEETTRRTVGELDAVLGLLRSGEDDGELAAPGLEALDALVRGAGPRVALTVRGDLAGLPEAVSREAYRIVQEGLTNAVRYARDETVTARIALSGDELEIIMENPLPATGPAPVARPDGGRGLRGVAERARLLGGAAEAGPVDGCWRLAARLPVGGAR from the coding sequence ATGAGGCGCGCCTGGCAGGCGCTGTTCGGGCAGCGGGCCCGGCGGCGCTGGCTCCATCTGATCGTGGGCGGCGCGCTGTTCATGCCGTACTGGCTGGTCGGCACCGTGGTGCTCGGACCGCTGACGGACGGCGGGGGGCCGTTCGGCGGCAGTCTGCTCGTGCAGTTCGGCGCGTACGGGGTGGGGCTGCCGCTCGCCGCGCTCACCGCGCTGTTCCCGCTGACCCGGCCGATGTCGGTGGCGGTGGCGCGGGCGCTGTGCGGGGTGGCGCCCGGCCGGTTCGCGGAGGGCCCGGCGCGCGGGGCGGAGGCCAAGGCGCGCACGGCCGGCTGGTTCGTGCTTCACCTGGGCGCGGGCGCCCTGGTCAGCGGGGCCAGTCTGGCGCTGCCGCCGTTCGCGCTCTCGGTGGCGGCGCTGCCGTTCTCGGCCGCCCTGCGGGAGTCGGAGTTGGGCGCGTTCTGGCATCTGGACCGGCCGTGGCTCGCCTGGGCGGGGCTGCCGCTCGGCCTGCTGATGCTCCTCGGCCTCGCGGCGGCGGCCGCGGCGGCGGGCGCGCTGCTGGCCGCGGCGGCGCCCCGGCTGCTCGGGCCGAGCCCGGCGGACCGGCTCGTGGCCGCCGAGCGGCGGGCCGCCGAGCTCGCGGTGCGCAACCGGCTCGCCCGGGAGCTGCACGACTCGGTGGGGCACGCGCTGAGCGCCGTCACCCTTCAGGCGGGGGCGGCCCGCCGGGTCGTCGACGGCGTGCTCGACACCGGGGCGGGCGATCTGGGCTTCGTACGGGAGGCGCTGACCGCGATCGAGGAGACGACCCGGCGCACGGTCGGCGAACTCGACGCCGTGCTCGGTCTGCTGCGCAGCGGCGAGGACGACGGGGAGCTCGCGGCGCCCGGTCTGGAGGCCCTGGACGCGCTGGTGCGGGGCGCAGGGCCGCGGGTGGCGCTGACGGTGCGCGGGGATCTTGCGGGGCTGCCGGAGGCGGTGTCCCGGGAGGCGTACCGGATCGTGCAGGAGGGGCTGACGAACGCGGTGCGGTACGCGCGGGACGAGACGGTGACGGCGCGGATCGCGCTGTCGGGGGACGAACTGGAGATCATCATGGAGAATCCGCTGCCGGCCACCGGCCCTGCGCCGGTGGCCCGCCCGGACGGCGGGCGCGGCCTGCGCGGCGTGGCGGAGCGGGCCCGGCTGCTCGGCGGCGCCGCCGAGGCGGGCCCGGTCGACGGGTGCTGGCGGCTGGCCGCCCGGCTGCCGGTCGGGGGTGCGCGATGA
- a CDS encoding response regulator: MSGPIRVVLADDERMVRTALRVILDAEDGLEVVGEAATGAEAVSAVRELRPDVVLMDVRMPEIDGIQATRQILAGTISPEAPRILVVTTFENDAYVYDALRAGAAGFLLKRAAPEELVSAVRLVARSDSLLYPAAVRALAADHARRHPAAPPWAARLTDREAEVLRRMAKGLTNAEIAAGMGVGAATVKSHVAAVLAKTGARDRTQAVIAAYESGFITPNT; encoded by the coding sequence ATGAGCGGCCCGATCAGGGTCGTCCTGGCGGACGACGAGCGGATGGTGCGGACCGCGCTGCGCGTGATCCTGGACGCGGAGGACGGCCTCGAGGTCGTCGGGGAGGCGGCGACCGGCGCCGAGGCGGTGTCGGCGGTGCGGGAGCTGCGGCCGGACGTGGTCCTGATGGACGTGCGGATGCCGGAGATCGACGGGATCCAGGCGACCCGGCAGATCCTGGCAGGGACGATCTCGCCGGAAGCGCCCCGGATCCTGGTCGTGACCACCTTCGAGAACGACGCCTATGTGTACGACGCGCTGCGCGCGGGCGCGGCGGGCTTCCTGCTGAAGCGGGCGGCGCCGGAGGAGCTGGTGAGCGCGGTCCGCCTGGTGGCGCGCAGCGACTCGCTGCTCTACCCGGCGGCGGTCCGGGCGCTGGCCGCCGACCACGCCCGCCGGCATCCGGCGGCGCCGCCCTGGGCGGCCCGGCTCACCGACCGGGAGGCGGAGGTGCTGCGCCGGATGGCGAAGGGCCTGACGAACGCGGAGATCGCGGCCGGGATGGGCGTGGGCGCGGCGACGGTGAAGTCGCACGTGGCGGCGGTGCTCGCGAAGACGGGCGCCCGGGACCGTACCCAGGCGGTGATCGCGGCGTACGAGTCGGGCTTCATCACACCGAACACCTGA
- a CDS encoding aldehyde dehydrogenase (NADP(+)), translating into MSDSPTGTAFRIANNVGEGRVVAAPVWSVDPRTGKAREQVAVEADAAEVDAAVRAAYATRGALADRGARARLLRAAAELLDAARDRVVEAADAETALGPVRLTGELARTTAQLRYFAGIVEDGAFLDVRISRPDPATTPPTPDLRRMKVPLGVVAVYAASNFPLAFSVPGGDTASALAAGCPVVVKAHPDHPATSELCAALLRKAAAESGLPEDVVRLVHGFDAGTELVRHPLVAAAGFTGSVRGGRALFDAAAARPVPIPFHGELGSLNPVVITEAAAAERAEELGAGLAASMTLGQGQFCTKPGFVLAPAGEAGDRFLSALTDAVSETEPGVMLDHRMRDAFLDGVRERAALPGVTVTVTPGAGGEHTVSGGVLVTDAGPLAEGGHAALLEECFGPVTVVARYASREEAGTVLGLLPGNLTATLHTADEDPEAPGLLADLTPLAGRILVNGWPTGVAVADAQHHGGPYPATTSLSTSVGGTAIERWLRPVTYQSTPQHLLPPELRDATEAGEG; encoded by the coding sequence ATGTCGGATTCACCTACAGGGACCGCGTTCAGAATAGCGAACAACGTGGGCGAGGGGCGTGTCGTGGCAGCACCAGTGTGGAGTGTGGACCCCCGGACGGGGAAGGCGCGGGAACAGGTCGCCGTGGAGGCCGACGCGGCCGAGGTCGACGCGGCCGTACGGGCCGCGTACGCCACCCGCGGCGCCCTCGCCGACCGCGGGGCGCGGGCCCGGCTGCTGCGCGCCGCCGCCGAGCTCCTCGACGCGGCCCGCGACCGGGTCGTCGAGGCCGCCGACGCCGAGACCGCCCTCGGCCCGGTCCGGCTCACCGGCGAACTCGCCCGGACCACCGCCCAGTTGCGGTACTTCGCCGGCATCGTCGAGGACGGCGCCTTCCTGGACGTACGGATCTCCCGGCCCGACCCGGCGACCACCCCGCCCACGCCCGACCTGCGGCGCATGAAGGTCCCGCTCGGCGTCGTCGCCGTCTACGCGGCCAGCAACTTCCCGCTCGCCTTCTCCGTCCCCGGCGGCGACACCGCGAGCGCGCTCGCCGCCGGCTGCCCCGTGGTCGTCAAGGCCCACCCCGACCACCCGGCCACCTCCGAACTGTGCGCCGCGCTGCTGCGCAAGGCCGCAGCCGAGAGCGGACTGCCCGAGGACGTCGTCCGGCTCGTGCACGGCTTCGACGCCGGCACCGAACTGGTCCGGCACCCGCTGGTCGCCGCCGCCGGCTTCACCGGCTCGGTACGGGGCGGCCGGGCGCTCTTCGACGCGGCCGCCGCCCGTCCCGTACCCATCCCCTTCCACGGCGAACTCGGCTCGCTCAACCCCGTGGTGATCACCGAGGCGGCGGCCGCGGAACGGGCCGAGGAGCTCGGCGCGGGCCTCGCGGCCTCCATGACCCTGGGACAGGGGCAGTTCTGCACCAAGCCCGGCTTCGTCCTGGCGCCGGCCGGCGAGGCCGGCGACCGGTTCCTGTCCGCCCTCACGGACGCCGTGAGCGAGACCGAGCCCGGCGTGATGCTCGACCACCGGATGCGGGACGCCTTCCTCGACGGCGTACGCGAGCGGGCCGCGCTCCCCGGCGTCACCGTGACCGTCACCCCGGGCGCCGGCGGCGAGCACACCGTCAGCGGCGGGGTCCTCGTCACCGACGCGGGACCGCTCGCCGAGGGCGGCCACGCGGCCCTCCTGGAGGAGTGCTTCGGCCCGGTGACCGTCGTCGCCCGCTACGCCTCGCGCGAGGAGGCCGGCACGGTCCTCGGCCTGCTGCCCGGCAACCTCACCGCCACCCTCCACACCGCCGACGAGGACCCCGAGGCCCCCGGCCTGCTCGCCGACCTCACCCCGCTGGCCGGCCGGATCCTCGTCAACGGCTGGCCGACCGGCGTCGCCGTCGCCGACGCCCAGCACCACGGCGGCCCCTACCCGGCCACCACCTCCCTCTCGACCTCGGTCGGCGGGACGGCGATCGAGCGCTGGCTGCGCCCGGTCACGTACCAGTCGACCCCGCAGCACCTGCTGCCGCCGGAGCTGCGGGACGCGACGGAGGCCGGGGAGGGCTGA
- a CDS encoding GlxA family transcriptional regulator: MTAVRRVAVIAAPPVSMFNLAIPEMLFAKVETDGGPAYETLICAPDPGPVATTGGLDLHVPHGLDAVTGADTVILAGSGQYDDPDPRILDVLRRAAADGRRIASICTGSFALAAAGLLDGRSATTYWAYRELLAERHPAVDLQDDVLFVQDGPLLTSSGYAAGIDLCLHIIRTDHGAAVANTVARLALVAPVRPGGQTQFTLTPLPPERGASFAATRAWAMEHLDRPLTLTDLARHAGVSVRTLSRRFHAETGVSPLQWLLHQRVERAKELLETTALPMDVLARAAGLGTADSLRQHLLRRTGLTPSAYRASFNRLPGAGAGAGGRAEVRQEVRPLTPAAAAE, from the coding sequence ATGACCGCTGTCCGGCGCGTCGCGGTGATCGCCGCCCCGCCCGTCTCGATGTTCAACCTGGCCATCCCGGAGATGCTGTTCGCCAAGGTCGAGACGGACGGCGGACCCGCCTACGAGACGCTCATCTGCGCCCCCGACCCCGGACCGGTCGCCACCACCGGCGGCCTCGACCTGCACGTGCCGCACGGCCTGGACGCCGTGACGGGCGCCGACACGGTGATCCTGGCCGGCAGCGGGCAGTACGACGACCCCGACCCGCGCATCCTCGACGTGCTGCGCCGGGCCGCCGCCGACGGCCGGCGGATCGCCTCCATCTGCACCGGCTCCTTCGCGCTCGCCGCCGCCGGCCTCCTCGACGGCCGCAGCGCCACCACCTACTGGGCCTACCGCGAACTCCTCGCCGAACGGCACCCCGCCGTCGACCTCCAGGACGACGTGCTCTTCGTCCAGGACGGCCCGCTGCTCACCTCCTCCGGCTACGCCGCCGGCATCGACCTGTGCCTGCACATCATCCGCACCGACCACGGCGCCGCCGTCGCCAACACCGTGGCCCGGCTCGCCCTCGTCGCCCCCGTCCGGCCCGGCGGCCAGACCCAGTTCACGCTCACCCCGCTGCCGCCCGAGCGCGGTGCCTCCTTCGCCGCCACGCGCGCGTGGGCCATGGAACACCTCGACCGCCCGCTCACCCTCACCGACCTGGCCCGGCACGCCGGCGTCTCCGTCCGCACCCTCTCCCGCCGCTTCCACGCCGAGACCGGGGTCAGCCCGCTGCAGTGGCTGTTGCACCAGCGGGTCGAACGGGCCAAGGAGCTCCTGGAGACCACCGCGCTGCCCATGGACGTGCTCGCCCGCGCCGCCGGCCTCGGCACCGCCGACTCCCTGCGCCAGCACCTGCTCCGCCGCACCGGCCTCACCCCGAGCGCCTACCGCGCCTCCTTCAACCGGCTCCCCGGCGCCGGTGCCGGGGCCGGAGGGCGGGCGGAGGTGCGCCAGGAGGTGCGCCCGCTCACACCGGCGGCCGCGGCGGAATGA
- a CDS encoding IclR family transcriptional regulator, giving the protein MATSDAGGAQVKSAVRTVELLEYFAGRPGMHSLAAVQEAVGYPKSSLYMLLRTLVELGWVETDATGTRYGIGVRALLVGTSYIDGDEVVAAARPTLDRLSDDTTETIHLARLDGTNVVYLATRQSQHYLRPFTRVGRRLPAHSTSLGKALLATHSDEQVRKLLPETLPALTEHTITDREQLIQELQVIREQGYAVDREENTLGLRCFGIAIPYRTPARDAISCSVPVARLTPGHEQLIKDALFDARDRLTLATRRL; this is encoded by the coding sequence ATGGCGACGAGCGACGCCGGTGGGGCGCAGGTCAAGTCCGCGGTGCGGACGGTGGAGTTGCTGGAGTACTTCGCCGGGCGGCCCGGCATGCACTCGCTCGCCGCCGTCCAGGAGGCCGTCGGCTACCCGAAGTCCAGCCTGTACATGCTGCTGCGCACGCTGGTCGAGCTTGGTTGGGTGGAGACCGACGCGACCGGCACGCGGTACGGCATCGGGGTGCGCGCGCTGCTCGTCGGCACGTCCTACATCGACGGCGACGAGGTGGTGGCCGCCGCCCGGCCCACCCTGGACCGGCTCTCCGACGACACCACCGAGACCATCCACCTGGCGCGCCTCGACGGCACCAACGTGGTCTATCTGGCGACCCGTCAGTCCCAGCACTATCTGCGCCCGTTCACCCGGGTGGGACGCCGGCTGCCGGCCCACTCGACCTCCCTGGGCAAGGCGCTGCTCGCGACCCACAGCGACGAGCAGGTCCGCAAGCTGCTGCCGGAGACGCTGCCCGCGCTGACCGAGCACACGATCACCGACCGCGAGCAGCTGATCCAGGAGCTGCAGGTGATCCGGGAGCAGGGCTACGCGGTGGACCGCGAGGAGAACACCCTCGGCCTGCGCTGCTTCGGCATCGCCATCCCCTACCGCACCCCGGCCCGCGACGCGATCAGCTGCTCGGTGCCGGTGGCCCGGCTCACCCCGGGGCACGAACAGCTCATCAAGGACGCGCTGTTCGACGCCCGCGACCGGCTGACGCTGGCGACGCGCAGGCTCTGA
- a CDS encoding MFS transporter, with the protein MTTTRLAPPPVDTPSAPARGPVPGPALAAALLGFALITLDTSVVNVALPAIGGELRAGMTGLQWVVDAYTLVFAALLLSSGALADRIGASRAYGAGVVVFTLASAACGLAPGLPALLAARTVQGAAAAVMLPASLALVREAYADPLRRARAVSLWAAGGTVAVALGPVAGGALTTAWSWRGIFFINLPLGLLALALLARVPRSARRPAPLDLPGQLTAVVALAALTFAAIEGSRAAWWALGLAVVSFAAFVLIEARRRHPMVPLGLFRDPTVLVAVSAGAANTVAFYGMVFVFSLFFQQVLGLSALGAGLMFLPMTGLLAGVNVLSAKVAARYGARLPIVVGQVVAVAGLLALLPVDAHTPRAVQALLLVPLALGCGFALPPLIAAMLETVPPERAGTAAGLLNAIRQTAGALAVAVFGSFAATDVASALRPSLVISAVLLSTTALASLRLPRGRGRA; encoded by the coding sequence ATGACCACAACCCGCCTCGCCCCGCCCCCTGTTGACACCCCTTCCGCCCCTGCTCGGGGCCCCGTTCCCGGTCCCGCGCTCGCCGCCGCCCTGCTCGGCTTCGCGCTCATCACCCTGGACACCTCGGTGGTGAACGTGGCGCTGCCGGCCATCGGCGGCGAACTGCGGGCCGGGATGACCGGACTGCAGTGGGTGGTCGACGCGTACACGCTCGTCTTCGCCGCTCTGCTGCTGTCCAGTGGCGCGCTCGCCGACCGGATCGGCGCGAGCCGGGCGTACGGGGCGGGGGTCGTCGTCTTCACGCTGGCCTCGGCCGCCTGCGGTCTGGCGCCCGGTCTGCCGGCGCTGCTCGCGGCGCGCACGGTGCAGGGCGCGGCGGCGGCCGTGATGCTGCCGGCCTCGCTGGCGCTGGTCCGCGAGGCGTACGCCGATCCGCTGCGGCGGGCCCGCGCGGTGTCGCTGTGGGCGGCGGGCGGCACGGTGGCGGTGGCCCTGGGGCCGGTCGCGGGCGGTGCGCTGACCACGGCGTGGAGCTGGCGCGGCATCTTCTTCATCAACCTGCCGCTCGGGCTGCTGGCCCTCGCCCTGCTTGCCCGGGTGCCGCGCTCGGCCCGCCGGCCCGCCCCGCTGGACCTGCCGGGCCAGCTGACGGCGGTGGTGGCGCTCGCGGCCCTCACCTTCGCGGCGATCGAGGGCAGCCGGGCGGCCTGGTGGGCGCTGGGGCTGGCGGTGGTGTCCTTCGCGGCCTTCGTGCTGATCGAGGCGCGGCGGAGGCACCCGATGGTGCCGCTGGGCCTGTTCCGCGACCCGACCGTGCTGGTGGCGGTGTCGGCGGGCGCGGCGAACACGGTGGCCTTCTACGGCATGGTCTTCGTCTTCAGCCTCTTCTTCCAGCAGGTGCTCGGGCTGTCGGCGCTGGGCGCGGGCCTGATGTTCCTGCCGATGACCGGCCTGCTCGCCGGGGTGAACGTCCTCTCCGCGAAGGTCGCGGCGCGGTACGGGGCGCGGCTCCCGATCGTCGTCGGCCAGGTCGTCGCGGTGGCCGGCCTCCTCGCCCTGCTGCCCGTGGACGCCCACACCCCCCGCGCGGTCCAGGCCCTGCTCCTCGTCCCGCTCGCCCTGGGCTGCGGCTTCGCGCTTCCCCCGCTGATCGCCGCGATGCTGGAGACCGTCCCGCCGGAGCGCGCGGGCACGGCGGCCGGCCTCCTCAACGCGATCCGCCAGACGGCGGGAGCGCTGGCCGTCGCGGTCTTCGGCTCCTTCGCCGCCACGGACGTCGCCTCGGCCCTCCGCCCCTCGCTCGTGATCAGCGCGGTGCTGCTGTCGACGACGGCCCTCGCCTCGCTGCGGCTGCCGAGGGGCCGTGGCCGGGCCTAG
- a CDS encoding TetR/AcrR family transcriptional regulator, whose amino-acid sequence MHDSPAPTARRGARKRLTADDWADAALAALAERGLAGVAVEPLAARLGTTKGSFYWHFANRDALVAAALARWEERSTERVIRAMEAAEPDPAARLGALLRGATAMAAEDPLEVRLFAAGDHPALAAALTRVTERRVSYLAHLFELLGFPAEQARHRGLLAYTSYLGHAQLAHATPSAVPADPAYLDAVMETLLRP is encoded by the coding sequence ATGCACGACTCCCCGGCCCCCACCGCGCGACGCGGCGCCCGCAAGCGGCTCACCGCCGACGACTGGGCGGACGCGGCCCTCGCCGCGCTCGCCGAACGCGGACTCGCCGGAGTCGCGGTGGAACCCCTCGCCGCCCGCCTGGGCACCACCAAGGGCAGCTTCTACTGGCACTTCGCCAACCGCGACGCGCTCGTCGCCGCGGCCCTCGCACGCTGGGAGGAGCGGTCCACCGAGCGCGTCATCCGCGCCATGGAGGCCGCCGAACCCGACCCGGCCGCCCGCCTCGGCGCGCTGCTGCGCGGCGCGACCGCGATGGCCGCCGAGGACCCCCTGGAGGTACGGCTCTTCGCCGCCGGCGACCACCCCGCGCTCGCGGCGGCCCTCACCCGCGTCACCGAGCGCCGCGTGAGCTACCTCGCCCACCTCTTCGAACTGCTCGGCTTCCCCGCCGAGCAGGCCCGCCACCGCGGTCTGCTCGCCTACACCAGCTACCTGGGCCACGCCCAGCTCGCCCACGCGACCCCGTCCGCCGTCCCGGCGGACCCCGCCTACCTGGACGCGGTCATGGAGACCCTGCTCAGGCCGTGA
- a CDS encoding DsbA family oxidoreductase, whose product MRVEIWSDIACPWCYIGKARFEQGLAAFAHRDEVEVVHRSFELDPHRAKGDTGPVLQMLAQKYGRSLDEARAMEAHVADNARSEGLGYRTEGRDHGNTFDIHRLLHLAKERGRQNELLDLAYRANFAEERSVFDDETLVTLAVEAGLDEAEAREVLADPTAYADAVRADEREAAELGANGVPFFVLDRRYGVSGGQPAEVFTQALEQAWQGRVLQPVGGGDAAAAACDVDGGNC is encoded by the coding sequence ATGCGCGTCGAGATCTGGAGCGACATCGCCTGCCCCTGGTGCTACATCGGCAAGGCCCGCTTCGAGCAGGGCCTCGCGGCCTTCGCCCACCGGGACGAGGTCGAGGTCGTGCACCGCTCCTTCGAGCTCGACCCGCACCGCGCCAAGGGCGACACCGGCCCGGTCCTTCAGATGCTGGCGCAGAAGTACGGGCGCAGCCTCGACGAGGCCCGCGCCATGGAGGCGCACGTCGCCGACAACGCCCGCTCCGAGGGCCTCGGCTACCGCACGGAGGGCCGCGACCACGGCAACACCTTCGACATCCACCGCCTGCTGCACCTGGCCAAGGAGCGCGGCCGGCAGAACGAGCTGCTGGACCTGGCCTACCGGGCCAACTTCGCCGAGGAGCGCTCCGTCTTCGACGACGAGACCCTGGTGACCCTCGCGGTCGAGGCCGGTCTCGACGAGGCCGAGGCGCGTGAGGTGCTCGCCGACCCCACCGCGTACGCCGACGCCGTACGGGCCGACGAGCGCGAGGCGGCCGAACTCGGGGCGAACGGCGTGCCGTTCTTCGTCCTCGACCGGCGCTACGGGGTGTCCGGCGGCCAGCCCGCCGAGGTCTTCACCCAGGCCCTGGAGCAGGCCTGGCAGGGCCGCGTCCTGCAGCCGGTCGGGGGCGGCGACGCCGCTGCTGCTGCCTGCGACGTCGACGGCGGAAACTGCTGA
- a CDS encoding peptidoglycan D,D-transpeptidase FtsI family protein, with product MNKTIRRGAVFVLLLVLALLGRATWVQAYEGKALANEKNNRRKIIAQYAAPLGNIVVAGSPVTGSKETKGGDLAYKRSYTDGELYAAVTGYSSQAYGATQLEGIYSGVLDGTDTRLKNPLDALTGKRADPGTVLTTIDPAVQKAGYEALGNKKGAAVAIDPKTGRILGMVSTPSYDPSKIAGLTDGKEWQRLTEDEDKPLVNRALRQPLPPGSTFKLVVAAAALEDGLYGSVDTATDSPMPYTLPGTRTVLKNENASAPCENATIRTALRYSCNNVFGKMAVDLGQDKVRAMAEKFGFDDKELDVPVRAYPSVYPSGMDKAQTALSGIGQFDVTATPLQMAMVSAAIANDGLLASPHMVSQVVDSDGDALQSYEDGATERVVSAETAKQLRSAMRTVVEEGTGTNAALGGGVEVGGKTGTAQHGENNSKTPYAWFTSYAKDPASGKEVAVAVLIEDSGAARSEVSGNGLAAPVAQKMMKAALR from the coding sequence ATGAACAAGACGATCAGGCGCGGCGCGGTCTTCGTGCTCCTCCTGGTGCTCGCCCTCCTCGGGCGGGCCACCTGGGTGCAGGCGTACGAAGGCAAGGCCCTCGCGAACGAGAAGAACAACCGGCGGAAGATCATCGCGCAGTACGCGGCGCCGCTCGGGAACATCGTCGTGGCCGGCTCGCCGGTCACCGGATCGAAGGAGACCAAGGGCGGCGACCTCGCCTACAAGCGGAGCTACACGGACGGCGAGCTGTACGCGGCCGTCACCGGCTACAGCTCGCAGGCCTACGGGGCGACCCAGCTGGAGGGCATCTACTCGGGCGTCCTGGACGGCACCGACACCCGCCTGAAGAACCCGTTGGACGCGCTCACCGGCAAGCGGGCGGATCCGGGCACCGTCCTGACGACGATCGACCCGGCGGTGCAGAAGGCCGGCTACGAGGCGCTCGGGAACAAGAAGGGCGCGGCCGTCGCCATCGACCCGAAGACCGGCCGGATCCTCGGCATGGTGTCGACCCCGTCGTACGACCCGTCGAAGATCGCCGGGCTGACCGACGGCAAGGAGTGGCAGCGGCTGACGGAGGACGAGGACAAGCCGCTGGTGAACCGGGCGCTGCGGCAGCCGCTGCCGCCGGGCTCGACGTTCAAGCTGGTGGTCGCGGCGGCCGCGCTCGAGGACGGGCTTTACGGCTCCGTCGACACGGCGACGGACAGCCCGATGCCGTACACGCTGCCGGGCACCCGGACCGTCCTGAAGAACGAGAACGCGTCGGCGCCGTGCGAGAACGCGACGATCCGCACCGCGCTGCGCTACTCCTGCAACAACGTCTTCGGGAAGATGGCGGTCGATCTCGGCCAGGACAAGGTGCGGGCGATGGCGGAGAAGTTCGGCTTCGACGACAAGGAGCTGGACGTGCCGGTCCGCGCGTACCCGAGCGTGTACCCGTCGGGGATGGACAAGGCGCAGACGGCGCTGAGCGGCATCGGGCAGTTCGACGTGACGGCGACGCCGCTGCAGATGGCGATGGTGTCGGCGGCCATCGCGAACGACGGTCTGCTGGCGAGCCCGCACATGGTGTCGCAGGTGGTCGACTCCGACGGCGACGCGCTCCAGTCGTACGAGGACGGGGCGACCGAGCGGGTGGTGTCGGCGGAGACCGCGAAGCAGCTGCGCAGCGCGATGCGGACGGTGGTCGAGGAGGGCACCGGCACCAACGCGGCGCTCGGCGGCGGTGTGGAGGTCGGCGGCAAGACGGGCACGGCACAGCACGGCGAGAACAACAGCAAGACGCCGTACGCCTGGTTCACCTCGTACGCGAAGGATCCGGCGTCCGGCAAGGAGGTCGCGGTCGCGGTGCTGATCGAGGACTCGGGCGCGGCGCGCTCGGAGGTCAGCGGCAACGGGCTCGCGGCGCCGGTGGCGCAGAAGATGATGAAGGCCGCGCTGAGGTGA
- a CDS encoding aminotransferase class V-fold PLP-dependent enzyme has translation MESVEHHLDRPDRLEPLGGAEFAPKQTYLNTSACALLPRRTIDAVVALAEETADGRPGGAGDFEVADEARAAFARLAHTTPDRVALGSSVSVHVGMVAQSMPAGAEILFPEGDFSSVSTPFTVRGDLKTRFVPLDRLAESVRPETALVAFSAVQSADGRTADFAAVRAAAAAHGAGTLLDATQSAGWLPLHAEEWDFTVSGGYKYLLCPRGASFLTVTAEAQDALLPIHAGWVTGEELWSNSYGPVRELARSARRFDEPPAFLSYHGAARSLALLEEIGIERIEAHNKALAARFRAGLAALGHPAVADDSTVVGVPGMGERAQALRAAGVLLSARAGNLRASFHLYNSSADVDRALEVLAAG, from the coding sequence ATGGAATCCGTGGAACACCACCTGGACCGTCCGGACCGCCTGGAGCCGCTGGGCGGCGCCGAGTTCGCCCCCAAGCAGACCTATCTCAACACCTCCGCCTGCGCGCTGCTGCCCCGCCGCACGATCGACGCGGTCGTCGCACTCGCCGAGGAGACCGCCGACGGGCGCCCCGGCGGCGCCGGCGACTTCGAGGTGGCCGACGAGGCCCGGGCCGCCTTCGCCCGGCTCGCGCACACCACCCCCGACCGCGTCGCGCTCGGCAGCTCCGTCTCCGTCCACGTCGGCATGGTGGCGCAGTCCATGCCGGCCGGGGCCGAGATCCTCTTCCCCGAGGGTGACTTCTCCTCCGTCAGCACGCCCTTCACGGTGCGCGGCGACCTGAAGACCCGGTTCGTGCCGCTGGACCGGCTCGCCGAGTCCGTACGGCCGGAGACCGCGCTCGTCGCCTTCTCCGCCGTGCAGTCGGCGGACGGCCGCACCGCCGACTTCGCGGCCGTCCGTGCCGCGGCGGCGGCGCACGGCGCCGGTACCCTGCTCGACGCCACCCAGTCCGCGGGCTGGCTGCCGCTGCACGCGGAGGAGTGGGACTTCACCGTCTCCGGCGGCTACAAGTACCTGCTCTGCCCGCGCGGGGCGTCCTTCCTCACCGTCACGGCCGAGGCGCAGGACGCGCTGCTGCCCATCCACGCGGGCTGGGTCACCGGCGAGGAGCTGTGGTCCAACAGCTACGGCCCGGTGCGTGAACTCGCCCGCTCCGCCCGCCGGTTCGACGAGCCGCCGGCCTTCCTCTCGTACCACGGCGCGGCCCGCTCGCTCGCCCTCCTGGAGGAGATCGGCATCGAGCGGATCGAGGCCCACAACAAGGCCCTCGCGGCCCGCTTCCGGGCCGGACTCGCCGCGCTCGGGCACCCGGCGGTCGCGGACGACTCGACGGTCGTCGGCGTGCCCGGCATGGGCGAGCGCGCGCAGGCGCTGCGCGCGGCGGGCGTCCTGCTCTCGGCCCGCGCCGGGAACCTGCGGGCCTCCTTCCACCTCTACAACTCCTCGGCCGACGTCGACCGGGCCCTGGAGGTCCTCGCCGCCGGCTGA